A genomic segment from Longimicrobiales bacterium encodes:
- a CDS encoding ATP-binding protein: protein MNVITLPASLDERYFEPVVRALEAAPEGRLLFDATHVRWADPYGMVGLLALGEVARRRRSERAVLKLPDSADVVSYMGRMGFFDHAEPVFELNGPRPRPRHDGASDVLLEITPINSHADVHTVVDLVNRRGLTILTSQLNYPMREAFQFSVILSEVCQNIIEHAESSGWVATQTYNWTKKVGRKVVVIAVMDLGIGFRASLAGAHAARYAHWDDAAALEAAFMHGQTRFHDPGRGQGIQQIRKYVARWGGRISIRSGTARIMDVPSWDEGVPLERDLPYLPGAQIGIVLPALVDADTSQPAAAAGRAGR from the coding sequence GTGAACGTCATCACACTTCCGGCATCGCTGGATGAACGCTATTTCGAGCCCGTCGTGCGGGCACTGGAGGCCGCACCGGAGGGGCGTCTGCTGTTCGACGCGACGCACGTCCGCTGGGCGGATCCCTACGGCATGGTGGGTCTGCTGGCGCTGGGTGAGGTCGCACGGCGCAGGCGGAGTGAGCGTGCCGTGCTCAAGCTCCCGGACTCGGCCGATGTCGTGAGCTATATGGGCCGCATGGGATTCTTCGATCATGCGGAGCCGGTCTTCGAGCTGAACGGACCGCGCCCGCGGCCGCGTCATGATGGCGCCTCGGACGTGCTGCTCGAGATCACGCCGATCAACTCCCACGCCGATGTGCACACCGTCGTGGATCTGGTGAACCGCCGCGGCCTCACCATCCTCACCAGTCAGCTCAACTATCCGATGCGGGAGGCGTTCCAGTTCAGCGTGATCCTGTCGGAAGTCTGTCAGAACATCATCGAGCATGCCGAGTCGAGCGGCTGGGTGGCGACACAGACCTACAACTGGACGAAGAAGGTCGGGCGCAAGGTGGTGGTGATTGCCGTGATGGACCTCGGCATCGGATTCCGCGCATCCCTCGCGGGCGCGCACGCCGCCCGCTACGCGCACTGGGATGATGCCGCCGCGCTCGAGGCCGCCTTCATGCACGGGCAGACGCGATTCCATGATCCCGGCCGGGGCCAGGGCATCCAGCAGATCCGCAAGTACGTCGCCCGGTGGGGCGGCCGGATCTCGATCCGCAGCGGTACGGCCCGCATCATGGACGTGCCGTCCTGGGACGAGGGTGTTCCGCTCGAGCGGGATCTGCCCTACCTTCCAGGTGCGCAGATCGGCATCGTGCTTCCGGCGCTTGTTGATGCAGACACCTCGCAGCCCGCAGCTGCGGCGGGGAGGGCAGGTCGATGA
- a CDS encoding PfkB family carbohydrate kinase: MRFGVLGTMVWDRIFSRDGRAVPIEEWGGISYALAAASAACPAGATVVPLIRLGSDLSERAYRFLRTLPHMDLETGIAIVAEPNNRVELRYNDQQRRCERLTGGVGPWTWAELQPRVQGLDALYINFISGFEMELETAQALRANFAGPIYADVHSLLLGVGAGGMRVPRPLESWREWLRCFDAVQLNEDELGTLARAWGDPWLFAAEVVGDAPRLLLVTLGDRGAAYFAAAGLDPDPRTWRRAPVLTPGMAAAAGTVQTRHVPPGLVPREGDPTGCGDVWGASFFASLLAQQDLETAMRRANAAAGRNVEHRGATGLHHHLQGRIGT, encoded by the coding sequence ATGCGGTTCGGTGTGCTGGGCACCATGGTATGGGACCGCATTTTCTCACGCGACGGGCGCGCTGTTCCGATCGAGGAGTGGGGTGGCATCTCGTATGCGCTCGCGGCCGCATCGGCCGCCTGTCCCGCGGGCGCGACCGTCGTACCGCTGATCCGTCTCGGCTCCGACCTGTCGGAGCGCGCGTATCGTTTTCTCCGGACGCTGCCGCACATGGACCTCGAGACGGGCATCGCGATCGTCGCCGAGCCCAACAATCGGGTCGAGCTCCGTTATAATGATCAGCAGCGTCGTTGCGAGCGTCTGACCGGCGGCGTCGGACCCTGGACCTGGGCGGAGCTTCAGCCACGCGTGCAGGGTCTCGATGCGCTCTACATCAACTTCATCTCCGGATTCGAGATGGAGCTGGAGACGGCACAGGCGCTACGTGCGAACTTCGCCGGGCCCATCTACGCCGACGTCCATTCGCTCCTGCTCGGTGTCGGCGCGGGGGGCATGCGCGTGCCGCGTCCGCTGGAGTCATGGCGCGAATGGTTGCGCTGTTTCGACGCCGTCCAGCTCAACGAGGATGAGCTGGGTACTCTGGCTCGGGCCTGGGGTGATCCGTGGCTCTTCGCCGCGGAGGTCGTCGGTGACGCGCCGCGGTTGTTGCTGGTGACACTGGGTGATCGTGGTGCGGCCTATTTCGCCGCGGCCGGGCTCGACCCCGACCCGCGCACCTGGCGCCGCGCGCCGGTGCTGACGCCGGGCATGGCGGCGGCTGCCGGCACCGTGCAGACGCGTCATGTACCGCCCGGCCTCGTGCCCCGCGAGGGTGATCCGACCGGCTGCGGCGATGTGTGGGGTGCCAGCTTCTTCGCATCACTGCTGGCGCAGCAGGATCTGGAAACGGCCATGCGACGCGCGAACGCCGCCGCCGGCCGCAATGTCGAGCATCGCGGCGCGACGGGTCTTCATCATCATCTGCAGGGTCGAATCGGTACGTGA
- a CDS encoding ROK family protein: protein MPSDKKWVVGVDLGGTNIVVGVLPIDGGSGEVLACRSVPTEAQRGAKFVVDRIVGLIEESMDEVVGLENGSRDDFAGVGIGSPGPLNRATGTVINTPNLGWRNFPLRDLISNAVGLPATLDNDANCATYGEWWLGAGRNVDTLVGLTLGTGIGGGIVLNGEIFHGVSDAAGEIGHMTIEANGRRCNCGNYGCLEAYASGPAIALRAVEGIEAGAESLLPALVDGRLEALTAATVYEGVVLGDPYANDVMRETAKLLGAGVASIINVLNPEMVVIAGGVTRAGEHLFAPLRAEVRKRAFKSAQEACQIVSAQLPGTAGLIGAIAVFKKEMYGAV, encoded by the coding sequence ATGCCTTCTGACAAGAAGTGGGTGGTGGGCGTCGACCTCGGCGGGACGAACATCGTTGTCGGCGTATTGCCCATCGACGGCGGCAGCGGGGAGGTGCTGGCGTGCCGGAGTGTGCCCACGGAGGCGCAGCGCGGCGCCAAGTTCGTCGTGGATCGGATCGTGGGACTCATAGAAGAATCGATGGACGAGGTGGTAGGCCTCGAAAACGGCAGCCGCGATGACTTCGCCGGGGTCGGCATCGGCTCGCCGGGTCCGCTGAACCGTGCGACGGGCACCGTCATCAACACACCCAACCTCGGCTGGCGCAACTTCCCGTTGCGGGACCTGATCTCCAACGCCGTCGGCCTGCCAGCCACGCTGGACAACGACGCGAATTGCGCGACGTACGGCGAATGGTGGCTCGGTGCCGGCCGCAATGTCGACACACTGGTCGGTCTCACACTCGGCACGGGCATTGGCGGCGGTATCGTGTTGAACGGGGAGATCTTTCATGGCGTGAGCGATGCCGCCGGTGAGATTGGCCACATGACGATCGAGGCGAACGGCCGCAGATGCAACTGCGGCAATTACGGGTGCCTCGAGGCATATGCGTCGGGCCCGGCGATCGCGCTGCGGGCGGTGGAGGGCATTGAGGCAGGGGCGGAGTCCCTGCTACCCGCTCTGGTCGACGGCCGGCTGGAGGCGCTGACGGCTGCGACGGTCTACGAGGGAGTGGTGCTCGGCGATCCGTATGCCAACGATGTCATGCGCGAGACGGCCAAGCTGCTCGGTGCGGGTGTCGCGAGCATCATCAATGTACTGAATCCGGAGATGGTGGTGATTGCCGGGGGCGTGACGCGCGCCGGTGAGCACCTGTTCGCGCCACTGCGCGCGGAGGTACGCAAGCGCGCGTTCAAGAGCGCGCAGGAGGCGTGTCAGATCGTGTCGGCGCAGCTTCCCGGTACGGCGGGTCTGATCGGTGCCATAGCGGTGTTCAAGAAGGAGATGTACGGCGCAGTCTGA
- a CDS encoding glycosyltransferase has product MHFSVIISTYNKPEFLERVLWGYAAQSRRDFQVVVADDGSGPATEDLIRRMRADAGLDLLHVWHEDRGFRKTEILNRAIVASDGDHLLFTDGDCIPRRDLLAVHHALTGNGRYLAGGYLKLPADVSAAICVDDVVSGRFSRLEWLHARGWRPGRRALRLVGSQTLAALFDALTPTAAHFHGNNASVAREALLEVNGFEGEMGYGGLDRALGYRLENLGVKGKQIRHRAICLHLHHERPYRDPAMVRQNQAILQRIRKSGEVRARRGIAELPPDPSLRISGSS; this is encoded by the coding sequence ATGCACTTCTCCGTCATCATCTCGACCTATAACAAGCCGGAGTTCCTCGAACGCGTACTGTGGGGATACGCGGCACAGTCGCGGCGTGATTTCCAGGTCGTGGTCGCCGACGACGGCTCCGGCCCCGCCACTGAAGATCTCATCCGCCGAATGCGGGCGGACGCCGGTCTGGATCTGCTGCACGTCTGGCACGAGGACCGCGGCTTCCGCAAGACGGAGATTCTCAATCGCGCCATCGTCGCATCCGATGGTGACCACCTTCTGTTCACGGACGGTGACTGCATTCCGCGCCGTGACCTGCTCGCCGTCCATCATGCGCTGACCGGAAACGGACGCTACCTCGCCGGCGGATACCTGAAGCTCCCCGCAGATGTGTCGGCCGCCATTTGCGTCGATGACGTCGTGTCCGGTCGCTTCTCCCGGCTGGAGTGGCTGCACGCCCGCGGCTGGCGTCCCGGGCGTCGCGCGCTGCGCCTCGTCGGGTCGCAGACGCTGGCTGCGCTGTTCGACGCGCTGACGCCCACGGCCGCGCACTTCCACGGCAACAACGCATCGGTCGCACGTGAGGCACTGCTGGAGGTGAATGGCTTCGAAGGCGAGATGGGCTATGGCGGACTGGATCGCGCGCTGGGCTACCGGCTCGAGAACCTGGGCGTGAAGGGGAAGCAGATCAGGCACCGCGCCATCTGTCTGCACCTGCACCACGAGCGGCCCTACCGCGACCCGGCGATGGTGCGGCAGAACCAGGCGATCCTGCAGCGGATCCGGAAGTCCGGCGAAGTGCGCGCGCGGCGCGGCATTGCGGAGCTGCCGCCCGATCCCTCGCTGCGGATCAGCGGCAGCAGCTGA
- a CDS encoding FkbM family methyltransferase produces the protein MKLPILAGPLRGRWWLPQSRGKILRILGGTYEPEQTRLFRDHIPVGATVFDVGAHVGYYTLLASVLAGDAGRVWAFEPNPANHAFLRRHVALNRRDNVSIENAAVSDRNGTASFAFGTGSGTGHLDTNGSLEVRTVRLDDFCREHGVRPGFLKIDVEGAELDVLRGAEETITGRPVIFLSTHGARIHAACLAWLGERGYSLQPVDAADLDTASEVFCT, from the coding sequence ATGAAGCTGCCTATCCTGGCGGGGCCCCTGCGCGGCCGCTGGTGGTTGCCACAGAGCCGGGGCAAGATCCTGCGCATACTCGGCGGCACGTATGAGCCGGAACAGACACGGCTCTTCCGGGACCACATACCCGTCGGCGCGACGGTGTTCGATGTCGGTGCGCACGTGGGCTACTACACGCTGCTGGCATCCGTCCTCGCGGGCGATGCCGGCCGCGTGTGGGCCTTCGAGCCGAATCCGGCCAACCACGCGTTCCTGCGCAGACATGTCGCGCTGAACCGGCGGGACAACGTCAGTATCGAGAACGCGGCCGTATCGGACCGCAACGGCACTGCGTCGTTCGCGTTCGGCACGGGCAGCGGTACGGGCCATCTCGACACGAACGGCTCGCTCGAGGTGCGCACCGTCCGTCTCGACGACTTCTGCCGCGAGCACGGTGTGCGGCCCGGCTTCCTGAAGATCGATGTGGAAGGCGCGGAGCTGGATGTCCTGCGCGGCGCGGAAGAAACCATCACGGGGCGACCTGTCATCTTCCTGTCCACGCACGGCGCGCGGATCCACGCCGCCTGCCTGGCATGGCTGGGCGAGCGCGGTTACAGTCTTCAGCCGGTGGACGCCGCTGATCTGGATACCGCCAGCGAAGTCTTCTGCACCTGA
- the lepA gene encoding translation elongation factor 4 has protein sequence MRFEHIRNFCIVAHIDHGKSTLADRLLERTGTLSRREMDEQVLDSLDLERERGITIKLHAVRMMYHAQDGRDYQLNLIDTPGHVDFTYEVSRSLVACEGAILVVDASQGVQAQTLSNLFLALDAGLEIIPVLNKIDLPGAEPEKRRDELVELLGVEPEDILSVSAKEGLGIEELLETVVRKVPPPTGDADAPLRALIFDSYYDRYQGGVPMVRVVDGVIRPGMRITFGASAGVYPVDEVGYQRMGRFKVPELRPGEVGYLLAGIKRVGDTKVGDTILDADNRARELLPGYREIKPMVFAGLYPSEANQYEELRDALEKLQLNDASLFYEPEVSTALGFGFRCGFLGLLHMEIIQERLEREYELDLVTTVPNVEYHIVLTDGTSTHIENPSALPDRGKIDRIEEPYVKARIMCPTDYIGAVQKLCHERRGEFREMHYLDTARVEFIYELPLAEIILDFYDRLKGSTRGYASLDWEFVGYRENDLVKLDMMINGDPVDAFSVIIHTDKAYVWGRKVAEKLRELIPRQQFEVAIQASIGSRIIARETIKAIRKNVTAKCYGGDITRKRKLLEKQKEGKKRMKQVGSVEIPQEAFLAVLQVGE, from the coding sequence GTGCGTTTCGAGCACATTCGCAATTTCTGCATTGTCGCGCATATCGACCACGGCAAGTCGACGCTCGCCGATCGGCTGCTGGAGCGGACGGGGACGTTGTCGCGGCGCGAGATGGACGAGCAGGTTCTCGACTCGCTCGATCTGGAGCGCGAACGCGGCATCACGATCAAGCTGCACGCGGTACGCATGATGTATCACGCGCAGGACGGCCGCGACTATCAGCTGAACCTGATCGATACGCCGGGACACGTCGACTTCACGTACGAGGTGTCGCGCTCGCTCGTCGCGTGCGAGGGGGCCATCCTGGTCGTCGACGCCAGCCAGGGTGTGCAGGCGCAGACGCTCTCGAATCTGTTCCTCGCCCTCGACGCCGGCCTCGAGATCATTCCGGTCCTGAACAAGATCGACCTGCCGGGCGCGGAGCCGGAAAAGCGGCGTGACGAGCTGGTGGAACTGCTCGGTGTCGAGCCGGAGGACATCCTCTCGGTGTCCGCCAAGGAAGGCCTCGGCATCGAGGAGCTGCTGGAGACGGTGGTGCGCAAGGTGCCGCCGCCGACAGGTGATGCGGACGCGCCGCTGCGTGCGCTCATCTTCGATTCGTACTACGACCGCTATCAGGGCGGTGTGCCGATGGTGCGCGTCGTGGACGGCGTGATCCGACCTGGTATGCGGATCACGTTCGGCGCGTCCGCCGGCGTGTATCCTGTCGACGAGGTGGGCTATCAGCGGATGGGCCGCTTCAAGGTGCCGGAGCTGCGGCCGGGGGAGGTCGGCTATCTGCTGGCGGGGATCAAGCGTGTCGGCGACACGAAAGTCGGCGACACCATCCTGGATGCAGACAATCGCGCGCGGGAGCTGCTGCCGGGCTATCGCGAGATCAAGCCCATGGTCTTCGCGGGCCTCTACCCGTCCGAGGCGAACCAGTACGAGGAGCTGCGCGACGCGCTGGAGAAGCTTCAGCTGAACGATGCATCGCTGTTCTACGAGCCGGAGGTGTCGACGGCTCTCGGGTTCGGGTTCCGCTGCGGATTCCTTGGTCTGCTGCACATGGAGATCATTCAGGAGCGTCTCGAGCGCGAGTACGAGCTCGACCTCGTCACGACCGTGCCGAATGTCGAATACCACATCGTGCTGACGGACGGCACCAGCACGCACATCGAGAATCCGAGCGCGCTGCCGGACCGGGGCAAGATCGATCGCATCGAGGAGCCGTACGTGAAGGCGCGTATCATGTGCCCGACGGACTACATCGGCGCGGTGCAGAAGCTGTGTCACGAGCGGCGCGGCGAGTTCCGCGAGATGCATTACCTCGACACGGCGCGCGTCGAGTTCATCTACGAGCTGCCGCTCGCGGAGATCATCCTGGATTTCTACGACCGCCTGAAGGGGTCGACGCGCGGGTACGCGTCGCTCGACTGGGAATTCGTCGGGTACCGGGAGAACGACCTGGTGAAGCTGGACATGATGATCAATGGCGATCCTGTCGACGCCTTCAGCGTCATCATCCATACCGACAAGGCCTACGTATGGGGCCGCAAGGTGGCGGAGAAGCTGCGCGAGCTGATCCCGCGGCAGCAGTTCGAGGTCGCGATCCAGGCCTCCATCGGCAGCCGCATCATCGCGCGCGAGACGATCAAGGCCATCCGCAAGAACGTGACTGCCAAGTGCTATGGCGGTGACATTACGCGCAAGCGCAAGCTCCTCGAGAAGCAGAAGGAGGGGAAGAAGCGCATGAAGCAGGTGGGCAGCGTCGAGATTCCGCAGGAGGCCTTCCTGGCCGTGCTGCAGGTCGGCGAATGA
- a CDS encoding M28 family peptidase: MRVYLIGLAAFAAACSQPVQQVGVQSAAPSGSAAIAAAIETIRPQDFYARIGFLASDALEGRDTPSPGLEAAAAYIASEFYRSGLQPAGEDGTYLQRWPYVTRALDIAGVRFDVQADGQSRSLAYRSDYYVAGGQRASFEGGMVFAGGEVPAADVRGNTLRDRAVIIAPPEAADARQRGQAITRARAAADSAGAAALVIVLPPSATVDQIGQGATAAERASRGVPSMPVFYIRNDVARSLFESADLDFSAVATRAATQPPLPLAGVTARLGGGITETEHRPPNVVAMLPGSDPELRNTYVVFSAHIDHTGICAPGTADPICNGADDDASGTSAIMELAEAFATLPMAPKRSIIFLGVSGEEKGLLGSSYYADNPTVPIENIVANVNIDMIGRNNPDSVVVIGKDYSTLGPLLEEVNSQHPELRMTTSDDIWPEQRFFFRSDHFNFARREVPAIFFFTGVHEDYHRPSDTVDKIDLDKITRITRLIFHYGNAIANADDKPQWDPAGLEEVRRLVNQRR; the protein is encoded by the coding sequence ATGAGAGTTTATCTGATCGGGCTGGCCGCATTCGCGGCCGCGTGCTCGCAACCCGTGCAGCAGGTGGGCGTGCAGTCTGCCGCCCCCTCGGGTTCGGCCGCCATTGCCGCCGCCATCGAGACCATCAGGCCGCAGGACTTCTATGCCCGGATCGGGTTCCTGGCGTCCGACGCGCTTGAGGGACGCGACACACCGAGCCCGGGCCTGGAAGCTGCCGCCGCCTACATCGCCAGCGAATTCTACCGGTCCGGGCTCCAGCCCGCCGGCGAGGACGGCACCTACCTGCAGCGCTGGCCGTACGTCACCCGCGCACTCGACATCGCCGGTGTCCGCTTCGATGTTCAGGCGGACGGCCAGTCCCGCTCTCTCGCCTACCGCTCGGACTACTACGTCGCCGGCGGTCAGCGCGCGAGCTTCGAAGGAGGCATGGTCTTCGCCGGAGGCGAGGTCCCCGCTGCGGACGTGCGCGGCAACACGCTGCGCGACCGCGCCGTCATCATCGCCCCGCCGGAGGCCGCCGATGCACGGCAGCGCGGACAGGCGATCACCCGTGCGCGCGCGGCCGCGGACTCCGCCGGCGCGGCTGCACTCGTGATCGTGCTTCCTCCCTCGGCGACTGTCGATCAGATCGGCCAGGGTGCCACCGCAGCAGAGCGCGCCAGCCGCGGCGTGCCGTCGATGCCCGTCTTCTACATCCGCAATGACGTCGCCCGCTCGCTGTTCGAGTCCGCTGACCTGGACTTCAGTGCCGTCGCGACCCGCGCAGCCACGCAGCCGCCGCTGCCCCTCGCCGGCGTGACCGCGCGCCTCGGCGGCGGCATTACCGAGACGGAGCACCGCCCGCCGAACGTCGTCGCGATGCTCCCCGGCAGCGACCCGGAGCTGCGTAACACCTACGTCGTGTTCAGCGCCCACATCGATCACACCGGGATTTGCGCACCGGGCACGGCGGATCCCATCTGCAACGGGGCGGACGATGACGCGTCCGGTACGTCCGCCATCATGGAGCTCGCGGAAGCATTCGCCACGCTGCCCATGGCGCCGAAGCGCTCGATCATCTTCCTCGGCGTCAGCGGGGAAGAGAAGGGCCTGCTCGGATCATCCTACTATGCAGACAATCCGACGGTGCCGATCGAGAACATCGTCGCGAACGTCAACATCGACATGATCGGGCGCAACAATCCCGACAGCGTGGTGGTGATCGGGAAGGACTATTCGACGCTCGGGCCGCTCCTCGAGGAGGTCAACAGCCAGCACCCGGAGCTGCGCATGACCACCAGCGACGACATCTGGCCTGAGCAGCGCTTCTTCTTCCGCAGCGACCACTTCAATTTCGCCCGACGCGAGGTGCCGGCGATCTTCTTCTTTACCGGCGTCCACGAGGACTACCATCGTCCGAGCGATACGGTGGACAAGATCGATCTCGACAAGATCACCCGCATCACGCGGCTGATCTTCCACTACGGCAATGCCATCGCGAATGCGGATGACAAGCCGCAGTGGGACCCGGCTGGCCTCGAGGAGGTACGCCGCCTCGTCAATCAGCGTCGCTAG
- a CDS encoding DUF58 domain-containing protein has protein sequence MSTPSAGSNVTARVAGRDQRADLLTPRELAALGGLEFVARQVVEGFIAGLHRSPHRGFSVEFAEHRMYQPGDDLRYIDWRMYGRSDRYYIKQFEEETNLRSYLLVDASASMSWTSAEDVLPTKLWYAKQLAASLALMLVRQGDAVGLLTFDSAIRSHIAPRGGRRHWHELLRTLEPVAASGRTDPGSALRDLAGRLRRRGLVILISDLLVDPEATRLALRFLRHRGHEVLVFHLLDPGERELPGVGEVRFVDPETDEELPVSAADVRQEYREAVEHALAEWRRDLAPQGIDYVLVGTDEPMAHALRAYLHKRERLG, from the coding sequence ATGAGCACACCATCAGCCGGCAGTAATGTCACCGCGCGTGTCGCGGGACGGGACCAACGGGCCGACCTGCTGACGCCGCGTGAGCTGGCGGCGCTGGGCGGGCTGGAGTTTGTTGCGCGGCAGGTGGTGGAGGGCTTCATTGCGGGGCTGCATCGCTCTCCGCATCGCGGATTCTCCGTCGAGTTCGCGGAGCATCGCATGTACCAGCCGGGCGACGATCTGCGCTATATCGACTGGCGGATGTACGGCCGGTCCGACCGCTACTACATCAAGCAGTTCGAGGAGGAGACGAACCTCCGCAGCTACCTGCTTGTGGATGCGAGCGCGTCGATGTCATGGACGTCGGCGGAGGACGTGCTGCCGACGAAGCTGTGGTACGCCAAGCAGCTGGCGGCGAGCCTGGCGCTCATGCTGGTGCGGCAGGGCGATGCCGTGGGCCTGCTCACATTCGACTCGGCGATCCGGTCACACATCGCGCCACGCGGCGGGCGACGTCACTGGCACGAGCTGCTCCGCACGCTCGAGCCCGTCGCGGCGAGCGGCCGTACGGACCCCGGGTCAGCGCTGCGCGACCTGGCGGGGCGGCTGCGCCGGCGCGGTCTGGTCATTCTCATCTCGGACCTGCTGGTCGACCCGGAGGCGACGCGCCTCGCGCTCCGGTTCCTGCGTCATCGTGGTCACGAAGTGCTGGTGTTCCATCTGCTGGACCCGGGCGAGCGTGAGCTGCCCGGTGTGGGCGAAGTGCGCTTCGTGGATCCCGAGACGGACGAGGAGCTGCCAGTGAGCGCGGCGGACGTGCGGCAGGAGTACCGCGAAGCGGTGGAGCACGCGCTGGCCGAATGGCGTCGTGATCTGGCGCCGCAGGGGATCGACTACGTGCTCGTCGGCACGGACGAGCCGATGGCGCATGCGTTGCGCGCGTACCTGCACAAGCGGGAGCGACTCGGCTGA
- a CDS encoding VWA domain-containing protein, with amino-acid sequence MGLLNPLLLLLAGAAAVPLLLHLLQRHQGPRVIFPALRYLRRAEKESARRIRLRQILLMLLRIAAVLLLALAAARPFTGFGGAGHSPTAVVIVLDNSMSTAAVEGERRVLDELKARALEMLEAAGPDDRFWLLRAGVPDEPALIGDAAATALRVRETEPSAAAADVNTALARATAILAAGAEGRAAEIHLLTDLQEASFAGPLPADSGAPPVVLWHPGSAPPTNRAVVAVEVGGGMAPIAGQRTTVAVSTAGETEDTDTTAAGRADVRLVIDGRLMAAATTRPGAVALLSLPARPAGVLTGSVDIDADALHADDRRFFAARVQPPPAVALSGGEPFITDALDVLAEAGRIRRVSGDSDVAFLPGAEGASARGARTALIILPPVSPTELTAVNRRLADAGVGWRYEAPTAGEARFAAEQSDPLLRALPDARVRQLYPLARNGGSDADSVLIRLEDGSPWAVRGTRTNGGTYVLLGSPLTAEASTLPTSAVMLPLLDRITGAWTLSEAPRTDAVPGQEIALASGSRVVERPDGTRDDVTGATSYRFGGEPGVYRVLRGDSTLAAFAVNPPAAESDLSRLQESEMETLLPGWTVHGTTSDGAWRRAVFRERLGRELWRPLLIALLLVLASETLLAASGRVRRARAPTAGAEGVQADPGTPAPPDTRPAGADAG; translated from the coding sequence ATGGGCCTGCTGAACCCGCTCCTGCTGCTTCTCGCCGGCGCCGCTGCGGTGCCGCTGCTGCTGCATCTGCTGCAGCGACATCAGGGACCGCGCGTCATCTTCCCCGCTCTGCGTTATCTGCGACGCGCCGAGAAGGAGTCCGCACGCCGCATCCGCCTGCGACAGATCCTGCTGATGCTGCTGCGCATTGCCGCCGTGCTGCTGCTCGCGCTGGCGGCGGCGCGGCCGTTCACCGGTTTCGGCGGTGCCGGCCATTCCCCGACCGCCGTAGTTATCGTGCTCGACAACAGCATGAGCACGGCGGCTGTCGAGGGTGAGCGGCGTGTGCTCGACGAGTTGAAGGCGCGCGCGCTCGAGATGCTCGAGGCCGCCGGCCCCGATGACCGCTTCTGGCTGCTGCGCGCGGGCGTGCCGGACGAGCCCGCACTCATCGGCGATGCCGCGGCCACAGCGCTGCGGGTGCGGGAGACCGAGCCGTCCGCCGCGGCCGCCGACGTGAACACGGCGCTGGCGCGCGCCACCGCCATTCTCGCCGCCGGCGCGGAGGGTCGCGCCGCGGAGATCCATCTTCTGACCGATCTCCAGGAGGCCAGCTTCGCCGGCCCCCTCCCTGCCGACAGCGGAGCGCCGCCGGTCGTACTGTGGCATCCGGGCAGTGCACCGCCGACCAACCGCGCGGTTGTGGCTGTGGAAGTGGGCGGGGGCATGGCGCCGATCGCCGGCCAGCGCACGACCGTGGCCGTCTCGACCGCGGGTGAGACGGAGGACACTGACACGACGGCTGCCGGGCGGGCCGACGTCCGGCTCGTCATCGACGGGCGGCTCATGGCTGCGGCCACCACGCGTCCGGGCGCCGTCGCGCTCCTTTCGCTCCCGGCCCGGCCTGCGGGGGTTCTGACCGGCAGCGTGGATATCGACGCGGACGCGCTGCACGCCGACGACCGCCGGTTCTTCGCCGCGCGCGTGCAGCCGCCGCCCGCGGTCGCGCTGAGCGGCGGCGAGCCGTTCATTACCGACGCACTGGACGTGCTGGCCGAGGCCGGCAGGATCCGTCGCGTGTCGGGTGATTCCGACGTGGCCTTTCTGCCGGGTGCCGAGGGCGCGTCGGCGCGCGGCGCGCGCACTGCGCTGATCATCCTGCCTCCCGTTTCGCCGACCGAGCTCACCGCCGTGAATCGCCGGCTCGCCGACGCCGGTGTGGGCTGGAGGTACGAAGCGCCCACGGCCGGCGAGGCGCGCTTCGCCGCGGAGCAGTCGGACCCGCTGCTGCGGGCGCTCCCTGACGCTCGTGTGCGTCAGCTGTATCCGCTGGCACGCAATGGTGGCTCGGACGCGGACTCCGTCCTGATCCGTCTCGAGGACGGCAGTCCGTGGGCAGTGCGCGGTACGCGCACCAACGGCGGGACGTACGTGCTGCTCGGCTCCCCGCTGACCGCGGAGGCGTCGACACTTCCGACCAGTGCCGTAATGCTGCCACTGCTCGACCGCATCACCGGCGCATGGACCCTGTCCGAGGCGCCGCGCACGGACGCCGTACCCGGACAGGAGATCGCGCTCGCTTCCGGCAGCCGTGTCGTCGAGCGGCCCGACGGCACACGCGACGATGTGACCGGCGCGACGTCGTATCGCTTCGGAGGCGAGCCCGGTGTTTACCGCGTCCTGCGCGGTGATTCGACGCTCGCCGCATTCGCCGTGAACCCGCCGGCAGCGGAATCCGATCTCAGCCGTCTGCAGGAGAGCGAAATGGAGACGCTTCTGCCGGGCTGGACCGTACACGGTACGACGAGCGATGGTGCCTGGCGTCGGGCCGTGTTCCGCGAGCGACTGGGCCGCGAGCTCTGGCGTCCGCTCCTGATCGCGCTGCTCCTTGTGTTGGCGTCAGAGACGCTACTGGCCGCGTCCGGCAGAGTCCGCCGCGCCCGCGCGCCCACGGCCGGCGCGGAAGGCGTCCAGGCCGACCCGGGCACGCCTGCCCCGCCGGATACGCGGCCGGCCGGAGCTGACGCAGGCTGA